The sequence GGCGCGCTGGCCGGAAGTCGAGCTGGCACTGGAGGTGGGTCCGCGCCGCCAGGTGTGGAGCAGCCTCGCCGCGCACGAGGCCGACCTCGTGCTGGCGGGCCGCCCGCCCGCCGACGTCGCGGCGACCGTGCTGGCCAGGCGGCCGAACGAGCTGGTCGTCGTGGGGGCGCCGGATCTCGCGGCCGGGTTCGCCCTGGCCCGCACGCCGTGGGTGATGCGCGAGCCCGGGTCGGGGACGCGGGCGAGCGCGGACGCCTACCTCGTCGAGCGGGAGGCGGCGCCGCCGCGGCTCGTGCTCGGCTCCAACGGCGCGGTGATCGCGGGCGCGGCGGCGGGGCTCGGCGTCGCGCTGGTCTCGCGGGACGCCGTCGGCGCGGAGCTGGACACCGGGCGGCTCGTGGTGGTCGACGCGCCGGGGATGCCCCTGGACCGGCCGTGGCACGCGGTCGGGGGCGCGGCGCCGACCGCGACGACGCTGCTGTTCGTCCGGCACCTGCTGGAGGCGCCCGGCTGGCGGCCCGCCACGGCGGGTCCCGCGGCGGCTAGGGCAGGCTCCACAGCGACACCGACAGCAGGCCCAGGCTGACGGCGATCAGGATCATCGCGACCGACCGCCCGCCCTCGCCGGACGGGGCGGCGCCCCGGCGCGTCAGCAGGACCACGAAGCTCACGAGGAAGCCGGCGGCGACGACGTCCATCGCCACGGCGAGCCCCGTCACACCCTCACCATCCGCATCATCGGAGCAACCCTAGAGGAGTGCGGTCCCTCACATCGGCGGGCCGGCGCGCATGAACGGCACCGAAAGCGACAGAATCGTGTTCGGAACCGTGAAAGGGGCCCTCCATGACCGCCGACCGCCCGTACGACGTCGTCCTGTTCGGCGCCACCGGCTTCACCGGCGCGCTCACCGCCGAGTACCTCGCCCGGCACGCCGGTCCCGGCACGCGCTGGGCGCTGGCGGGGCGCAACCAGGCGAAGCTGGCGGCCGTGCGCGACCGGCTGGTGGAGCTGGACCCTGCGTGCGCCGGGCTGCCGCTGCTGCACGCCGACACCACCGACGCGGCGTCGATCCAGGAGATCGCGGAGTCGGCGCGGGTCGTCATCACGACGGTCGGCCCCTACGTCAGGTACGGCGAGCCCCTGGTGGCGGCG is a genomic window of Actinomadura citrea containing:
- a CDS encoding LysR substrate-binding domain-containing protein — encoded protein: MTEARLRALVALADTGSVRSAARRLYVTESAVSAAVAALTRELGVPLVRREGRGVRLTGAGAVYAGYARQVLGLLEEGRAAARGAADPGRGPLRLAAVTTAADQILPELLASFRARWPEVELALEVGPRRQVWSSLAAHEADLVLAGRPPADVAATVLARRPNELVVVGAPDLAAGFALARTPWVMREPGSGTRASADAYLVEREAAPPRLVLGSNGAVIAGAAAGLGVALVSRDAVGAELDTGRLVVVDAPGMPLDRPWHAVGGAAPTATTLLFVRHLLEAPGWRPATAGPAAARAGSTATPTAGPG